A segment of the Malassezia restricta chromosome V, complete sequence genome:
CCATCCGATCCGCTGCAGGGTGTCGTGCGTCGGAAGGTGACAGGTGCTCAGGCGCGCCGGATCCTGGATAGCGAGACAAATGTGTTTGTATCTGACGGACCGCGTAACTACTCAGAAAAGTACCAAAAAATTCTCAAAGACCGCAAGGAGCTGCCCGTATATGCTCAAATGGACGAATTCTACGAAAAGTTCAACGCTAATCAAATTACCGTCGTAATTGGTGAGACTGGTAGCGGTAAGACTACTCAGATCCCACAATTTGTCGCCCTTTCAGACTTACCTCAGAAGAACAGGGTGCGTGCGGCTGATGGCGTCGAGGTGCCGCGCATGATTGCGTGTACGCAGCCACGTCGTGTGGCGGCGATGAGTGTCGCCAAGCGTGTATCGGAAGAAATGGACCTCAAGTTTGGTAAAGAAGTGGGCTACACGATCCGATTTGAAGATATGACAGAGCGTGGATCTACGTTCCTGAAGTATATGACGGACGGCATGCTCTTGCGGGAAGCCATGAACGATCCGAACCTTGAGCGTTACAGCACCGTGATTCTTGACGAGGCACACGAACGCACACTAGCGACAGATATCCTCATGGGTTTGCTGAAGGATGTAGCCAAACGTCGCCCAGATCTGAAAATTATTGTCATGAGTGCcacgctcgatgcgctcaagTTTCAAAAGTACTTCAACAATGCTCCTCTTCTGAAGGTGCCAGGGCGTACATTCCCTGTGGAAGTGTTTTACACACAAGAACCCGAGAAAGATTACGTTGAAGCGGCCATTCGTACTGTGCTAATGATCCACCAGGCAGAAGATCCCGGTGACGTGCTCGTATTCCTCACGGGCGAGGACGAAATCGAAGACGCTTGCCGTAAGATCCGCACTGAAGGCGAAAAGCTGCTGGAGGAAGAGCCCGACCTCTGTGGTCCCCTCAAGGTTGTGCCGCTGTACTCGTCGCTTCCACCAtctcagcagcagcgcatctttgACCCAGCTCCGGAACCGTCTCGTCCAAATGGACCACCTGGCCGCAAGGTTGTTGTAAGCACCAATATCGCCGAAACGTCGCTTACAATTGACGGTATTGTGTACGTGGTTGATCCTGGATTTAGTAAGCAAAAGGTGTACAACCCACGCATACGTGTGGAATCGCTGCTTGTCAGCCCTATTTCCAAGGCATCAGCCCAGCAGCGGGCAGGACGCGCAGGCCGTACACGTCCAGGTAAGTGCTATCGATTGTATACGGAGCGCGACTGGGCGAGTGAGTTGATCGAGCAGTCGTATCCTGAGATCCTGCGCAGTAACTTGGCCAACACCGTGCTGGAACTCAAGAAGTTGGGCATCGATAACCTTGTCACGTTCGACTATATGGACCCGCCAGCACCAGAGACCGTCATGCGTGCACTCGAACTGCTCAACTATCTCGGCGCATTTGACGACCATGGTAACCTCACCCCGTTAGGCGAGGTGATGGCCGAGTTCCCTCTGGATCCACAGCTGGCCAAGATGCTGATCGTCTCTCCCGAATTCAAGTGCTCGAACGAGATCCTGAGTGT
Coding sequences within it:
- a CDS encoding pre-mRNA-splicing factor ATP-dependent RNA helicase DHX15/PRP43 — its product is MSTSVPPPPSTRSSDDENPYLQHQKKKKKKDMKKDTSEDGSPSDPLQGVVRRKVTGAQARRILDSETNVFVSDGPRNYSEKYQKILKDRKELPVYAQMDEFYEKFNANQITVVIGETGSGKTTQIPQFVALSDLPQKNRVRAADGVEVPRMIACTQPRRVAAMSVAKRVSEEMDLKFGKEVGYTIRFEDMTERGSTFLKYMTDGMLLREAMNDPNLERYSTVILDEAHERTLATDILMGLLKDVAKRRPDLKIIVMSATLDALKFQKYFNNAPLLKVPGRTFPVEVFYTQEPEKDYVEAAIRTVLMIHQAEDPGDVLVFLTGEDEIEDACRKIRTEGEKLLEEEPDLCGPLKVVPLYSSLPPSQQQRIFDPAPEPSRPNGPPGRKVVVSTNIAETSLTIDGIVYVVDPGFSKQKVYNPRIRVESLLVSPISKASAQQRAGRAGRTRPGKCYRLYTERDWASELIEQSYPEILRSNLANTVLELKKLGIDNLVTFDYMDPPAPETVMRALELLNYLGAFDDHGNLTPLGEVMAEFPLDPQLAKMLIVSPEFKCSNEILSVAAMLSVPNVFVRPSQASQRQAADAARAEFAHPDGDHLTLLNVYHAYKTYCQDMKTGSDWCWENYLSHRALIQADNVRQQLQRTMERFDLSLVSLPFEDKRYYSNIRQAIACGFFMQVAHKSAGGGGRGAYTTIKDNQIVTPHPSTTLDHMPEFVVYHEFVLTSRNFIRTVTEVRPEWLLEFAPAYYDPRTFEGELKRIFTALQNKGKRKS